One genomic region from Nilaparvata lugens isolate BPH chromosome 3, ASM1435652v1, whole genome shotgun sequence encodes:
- the LOC111060469 gene encoding glucose-fructose oxidoreductase domain-containing protein 1, translating to MLTIKMLPGIGVFGTSNVVKVVVPFLREKGFKVEAIWGRALKEAEEVAKELDIPFSTNKIDDVLLRKDVDLIFIICSPNLHAQISVKALGIGKHVLCDKPAGLCQSEALKMVRASQYYPSLISIVNHSLRFLPAFTQMRKAILDGFLGSEDDITICDVRVQMGSLLHDHYDWLCDDTMGGGVLTLVGSHVIDLVSHLLSQRAIRVHGVVRTFTKTTKEINGIRRISSPDFCSFQMEMSGGALVTVTLNNHLPGIFNQEVIVCGKGGHLVVKGGDLYSYKSGSAKEEVMYLDVEDMQKYGNIYRAINPIAANVIPKPYMKGLFKMMGALREAFLPVEDKRGWVKEPVASAATFEDGLYVQAVIDALRKSSANREWVKITIITEEPDPNPLLSAAVRRSGISL from the coding sequence ATGCTAACCATAAAAATGCTTCCAGGGATTGGCGTATTTGGTACAAGCAATGTTGTGAAAGTTGTGGTTCCTTTTTTGAGGGAAAAAGGATTCAAAGTTGAAGCTATTTGGGGCCGAGCCCTCAAAGAGGCTGAAGAAGTTGCTAAAGAATTAGATATACCATTTTCTACCAATAAGATTGATGATGTGCTCTTGCGAAAAGATGTAGACTTGATATTCATCATATGTTCGCCTAACTTACATGCACAAATTTCAGTGAAGGCTTTAGGAATTGGGAAGCATGTCTTGTGTGATAAACCTGCAGGCTTATGTCAAAGTGAAGCCTTAAAAATGGTACGTGCCTCGCAGTATTATCCTTCATTGATTTCAATTGTCAATCATAGTCTTCGGTTTCTACCTGCCTTTACACAAATGAGAAAAGCTATTCTTGATGGATTTTTGGGGAGTGAAGACGATATTACAATTTGTGATGTACGAGTTCAAATGGGAAGTCTGCTGCATGACCACTACGACTGGCTTTGTGATGACACTATGGGCGGCGGAGTGTTGACATTGGTTGGTAGTCATGTtattgatcttgtatctcatCTGCTGTCTCAGAGAGCAATCCGGGTACACGGTGTGGTCAGAACATTCACTAAAACGACCAAAGAAATAAACGGGATCAGACGCATATCAAGTCCAGACTTCTGTTCATTCCAAATGGAAATGAGTGGTGGAGCATTGGTAACTGTTACCCTGAACAATCATCTTCCAGGTATTTTTAATCAAGAGGTGATAGTTTGTGGTAAAGGGGGACATTTGGTTGTTAAGGGAGGAGATTTGTACAGTTATAAATCAGGTTCGGCAAAAGAGGAAGTTATGTATCTTGATGTTGAAGACATGCAGAAGTATGGAAACATCTACAGAGCAATAAATCCTATAGCAGCCAATGTGATCCCAAAACCCTACATGAAAGGATTGTTCAAAATGATGGGCGCTCTTAGAGAGGCATTTCTGCCAGTGGAGGACAAACGCGGATGGGTGAAGGAGCCTGTTGCGTCGGCCGCAACATTCGAAGATGGACTCTACGTGCAAGCCGTCATAGATGCTCTGCGCAAATCAAGTGCGAACCGCGAGTGGGTCAAAATTACTATAATCACTGAAGAGCCCGACCCTAATCCTCTGCTGAGTGCCGCAGTGCGGAGGAGTGGCATTTCTTTGTAA